TCCGGCTCCTCCAGCAGCGTGAAGAAATTCGCCGAGGGCAGCTCGCCGAGCCCGTGCTTCTCGCACAGCTTGTCCAAGTAGTGACGCCGCGGCGGCGCGTCCACCTCACGGGAAATATTATCCCCCGTCTCCCCGTATGCGTAGAGCGCGCTGGCAACAGGCACCCGTCGCACCCGATCATGCTGTGCTACTCTCAGGTAGAAATCCCAATCCCAATAGTTGTACAGCTCCGCATCGAACGGCCCGAGCCGCTCATGAAGGCTAGCCCGATACAGACAGCCCGAGCTGACGAACGTCGAGAACGTGCGCATCGCCGCCAGATCGGACTCATACGCGAACACGAACCGCTTCGTCGCCCGACGTGTGCCGTTCACCACTTCATAGTCGAATATTTCCACATCCGAATAGACCAGATCGTAGTCCGCAATCGCCTCGAGCATCGTCTCCAGATGAGTCGGCAGCAGCAGGTCGTCATCGTCGCACAGCATAATGTATTCGCTCTTCACCTCGGCCAGCGCCCGATTGCGGGCATGCACATGCCTTGCGTTACGCTCCATATTCAGCACCGTCACCGTCAGCTCCGGGTACAGCTCGACCACAGCATCGACGGGCTCGCCTGCATCGTTAACAATATAGATATGCATATGCGAATACGTCTGACGGCTTAACGCCTCCAGCAATTCGCACAGTGCCCCAGGCCGATTATACGTCGGCACGATCACGGATACGAGCAGCTGCTCCTTCATTCGGCTTCCCCCTGCCTGTTCATTCCAACTGAATCCTACCCACAACTATACCGAAAAATAGGCTCGAGGAAAACTCATACCTTCGCCACCGCTCAAGCACAGAAGGCTACCTCTGCTCTCAACAGCCAAGCTGTCGAAAGACAATAGGTAGCCTTCTACTAGGTATCCATTCAATTATGGCTTGAAATGCGTATCCGTTTCTCTCAGCGCTTCAATTAAGCCGATTGCCCGCATCGCCCGGAAGAGTATGGCAGCTCCTTCCGCTCGAGTAGCATTGGAGGCCGGCATGAAACGGTGCATGGAATCTCCATGCATCAGCTCTAGCTCCCGGGCCAGCTCGGCATATCCAATGGCCCAACCGGAAATGTCATCCCCGTCCGCGAAATCAGGCTCAGCCCCTCTATCCGTAAGCTCATCCGCGTGAGCCTGCGCCTTCTTCTCTAACCCTAACGATCGGATGAACATAGCGGCAAGCTCTTCCCGGCTGACTGAATCGTTCGGACGGAACCTTCCCTCATCCCCTTGAATCCAACCTGCAGCGGTCGCTTGACGAACATAGTCGAAGTACCAGTCCTTCTCCGTCACATCCTCGAAGGGCGGAACCGCCGCCGAGTTGGCGGAAGCCTGCGCTGCGATCTTCGCCTTCAGTTCGGCTGTCCCCATCGTCTCGACCAGCAGCTTAACCGCTTCTGCACGCGTCAACGACTCGGAAGGCATGAACAAGCCGCCCCCTCTGCCGTGAATCATCGTCCGAGCTGCCAGCACCTCGACCGTCTCTCTCGACCAGTGCCCGTCAAGATCCGCGAATCGTACGTCAACAGTCAGAAGCGCGTACACACCAGGCTCGGTAATCGCAGTGGTCACTCCGCCGTCTTCAAGGTCAAGCACACCTCCCGAGTACGTCCAGCTCTTCAGGCTGTCGTCCCACTTGAAGATGCCGAGCTTGCGCAGGTCGAAGCCTTTACCCGCGTCCGGCGCATAGCGCAGCGTGAGTGACATTGGCTTGCTGAACGTGTCTGCCTCATCATCCGTATCGATTCGGAACAGATCACCGAAGCTTCTTAGCGGCGCTTTCACGGCCGCTCTCTCAGGCGCTTCCCCCTCCAGCTTACGGACGGTAATGACACTGCC
Above is a genomic segment from Paenibacillus sp. YYML68 containing:
- a CDS encoding glycosyltransferase family 2 protein; its protein translation is MKEQLLVSVIVPTYNRPGALCELLEALSRQTYSHMHIYIVNDAGEPVDAVVELYPELTVTVLNMERNARHVHARNRALAEVKSEYIMLCDDDDLLLPTHLETMLEAIADYDLVYSDVEIFDYEVVNGTRRATKRFVFAYESDLAAMRTFSTFVSSGCLYRASLHERLGPFDAELYNYWDWDFYLRVAQHDRVRRVPVASALYAYGETGDNISREVDAPPRRHYLDKLCEKHGLGELPSANFFTLLEEPDMRARRAETTVLWDGEPFVSRLALAYDRKED